The stretch of DNA ATTGGGGTTTATAACACTCTGTTATAGTTCCACTTGATGATATTTTCCTGGAGGAAGAAACTATTTCTTTGTGATCTTGCTTAAATTTGTTTCCTTCTTAGTAATAAAATGTATAAAGCTCTTGCAGCCTCTATTTTAAGCCAGTTACTTCTTTGCCTGGACAAGACATTATTCGTTTGTTCTTTTCTAGCTAACTTCTGATATGATTTAAATTATAGGGCTGCTGCTACTTCTCTGTCAAAGAGACATGCGGATGGCTCATTACCTGTTGAAGATTTCAATCTGGAGCTCGAAAATCAGAGTGGACAAAAGGTGCAACTGGGAACTGAGACTGATCAACGGTATACGATGTTTTTTTCTTAACCTATTAGCAAATAGGTTCATATTGACTATGAATGACACACAATCTGTTGTTTTCATTTCCTTTTTGCTTTCCAGAGCAATAATGATGGGCCTAATGCTTCATACAAATGCAAAAGCCTtgatgaggaagaagaattaTAAAGAAGCACTAGAAGTGCTGACCATGGGAGAAGTTAGTGCCTAATCTTTTTCTTGCTATTTCCTGTCTTTTAAGTCAAGTACAAGATTCTGATGTTGTCATACAAAGGATGCCCGAATCtgtatgttgctcggactctcggAAAATGTTGCCGGCTGTGTgttggatcctccaaaagtagtatttttggaggatccgacaggGGTGGGGCAGCATTTTGGATAGTCCATGCAACATAGGGAACTTGCGACCTATATTTTTGTTTGACTTGTGGTTATGGCATCAATTTTCCACTGTAGCTCCTTGCTTGTGCTGTTTCTAGTGTCCAGTTGTCAGTGTCGTGAGAAATTGTGTTCTGCTTGTTGTGAAGACCATATTCTGATTTAGAAATTTTTTGAACTACAGTATTATTTAAATATCTGGTTGAATGCTCATATGGAAGTGGTTTCTCTTTTGCAGGAAGCCTTCTCTCTCTGCAACCCGAAACTCATTGAGGTATGTTAGATTTCTTTCTTCCAAAATATATTATTCCTTTCCTTTCAAATTGAGTGCTGTTATTTTGCGCAATATTGTTATTAAGATGAGAGCTCTGAATGTTTGTTATTCAGTGATTAACTGGGGAGGTATGGCTCGCAATTTGAATTCCTCCAAGAATTGATGTGAAAAAGTGACCTCGGACTTTTGAGTGATATATTATGAAAAACTATAGAAAATGAATGAAAGAAGATGATAGAGTTTTTTACTGCAATAAAGTCACAGAACTTCCTTACTCTTCTCCTCCGTTCATTTGATCTGTGTCTTTGTTgtcagtccttgaatgggtagatTATCTTGTGAATAGTGCTCAGCGTTTCAGCAGATATAAAATGTATGTTTAGGCGGATAAGTTACAGGCAACTCATACAAGTTGTTTTTCTAATGATATATGAAAACATTTTGTGGAGTATCTCTTTATTCACTGATCTGCTTAAAtctgctttatagctgttatctGATGATTCCGTCCTTCCTCTTTGGTTTTTCAGATGGTTGACAATGTGCCGATTCTGCAAATAGACATGGTGTGGTGCTACCTTATGCTCCGAGATATCAGCTGGCTCTCAGTTGCAGGAGTCCGCCTTGCAAAAGCTAGAGAAGGGCTTGAGCGTTCTCATGGGAAGGAAGCGAGTCGTCTCAGACTGCTTCAAAAAGGACGATACCCGGAGATTGCTCTGTGAGTAAACACAGATTGATACTGCTTGTGTACAATGCTGGAAACAGTTCCTTGCgacattattttaaaattatttgcttccatatcttctttatataGACATTTGAGGTTGGAGCTGCTAGAAGGAGTAGTGGCATATCATAGCGGTCAGATTGAAAAATCTAGAAAGTCCTTGACATCTGCTCAAGCCAAGTTTTTGCAGGTTAgcctgtctttttttttttttcttctggtAAAGCTGATGACGGTTGGCTATTGCTGTTTGTACTGATAGACAGATATCGGGATAAATGTTTTCAGTTCTTTGTAGGAGATAATATATTCTTCTCCAGTGTCTGCTTTAGCTTCCATTTCTCTCTGGTCTTCTTGCATGCGTACATGTGTTCATGTGCTGTGGTTTTGTTGGCTTAATTAGCGCTTTGCTCGTGTTGCCGACTTATTGGTTTATACGGCTTACATACACATCTTGCTAAGTCCCACATTGGTTGAGAGAATGAGTTTGTGGTCTCCTTATAGGTCTAGGGCAATCCGCCTCGTGAGCTATTAGCTTTTATGGTTGAGTTAGGCCGAATGGTTCTTCACACATCTATTGCTTCTCTTCTTTTGGAATACCAGCTCTTGTTGTTTCTCTCTTGGTTAATTCTTCATACTTATTTTCTCAGTAATGATAAACAGTTAATccattttttgtctttttttatttattttaaaaacagCTTCAAATTCCAGATGAAGCTTTGTCCTTACTTTTGAGTATGGGCTACAAGGAACGGGATGCCAAGAGAGCCCTGCGCATGAACAATCAAGTAGTAGAAAGCGCTGTTGATTTTCTtcttgaggaaaaagaaaagaaagcaagGCAAAGGGAGGACGACATCAGGCGGCGGAAGGAGATCATGTGAGTTCATATTTGTTTAAAATATAATTCCTCTCTGTATATTTTCTTAACACTTGCTACATTACTTAAACTCTCTTTATCATATAAACTGTAGAGATCAAAAGTGTTATGGAACGACTCACCTCGGAAAAGCTGTTGATCTCGAGAGACTGAATGAATTGGTGTCAATTGGGTAAGTAAGACTTGTATCACAAGATCATTCAAGGGGAGACATTTCTTGTTTCCCTTGCATAGGAAAGCTACTCactctgtcccaatttatgtggtgGTGTTTGGCTTTGTACGAAGTTTAAGAAAGGAAAGTTTTTGAAACTTGTAGTCTAAAACAAATCAAAGATATTTGTGTGGCTGTAAATCAATTTGTTGAGGGTAAAGTAGTAATTTTAAagataaattatttctaaataagaAAATGTGATATCTTGTTTGGACTGGCTAAAAAGGAAAGAgtgccacataaattgggacggagggagtaCTAACTTAAGCAATTTCTACCAGAGGTTGTACGCTATTCGACTTAAACTACTTTTTATGCTCATTACTAAACTGGATTAGGAAACCTGATAGAGAACTTTTTCGACTAGCAAACAGTGCATTTTGTTGATAAACCAGAATGACTGTGCTTCTTTTATCCAATTATCCTAAGCATGCTTATGTTAAGTCCTGAGTGGCCTGATATTTTTGTAAAACTCATACATATTCCTGAACGCCAGGTTTGAGAAAGAGCTTGCTGCAGAA from Nicotiana tomentosiformis chromosome 11, ASM39032v3, whole genome shotgun sequence encodes:
- the LOC104113027 gene encoding uncharacterized protein isoform X2 encodes the protein MKKKIYAGEDRLKRNKIESSFGGLDMSNMPMAAATSLSKRHADGSLPVEDFNLELENQSGQKVQLGTETDQRAIMMGLMLHTNAKALMRKKNYKEALEVLTMGEEAFSLCNPKLIEMVDNVPILQIDMVWCYLMLRDISWLSVAGVRLAKAREGLERSHGKEASRLRLLQKGRYPEIALHLRLELLEGVVAYHSGQIEKSRKSLTSAQAKFLQLQIPDEALSLLLSMGYKERDAKRALRMNNQVVESAVDFLLEEKEKKARQREDDIRRRKEIIDQKCYGTTHLGKAVDLERLNELVSIGFEKELAAEALRRNENDTQKALDDLTNPEANASIQIHIESRKKKRLRQAENAVIEEIVSMGFPREAVAAAVRTFGTRQAALDHLLASAATEDQNANDTLYNNQGEDGNANNPITHQQSENGAGANTGSSSAGGPSHNKVEERDVEMEDAITGELLRGDAYSDYDIEVTEEGEAINEYLALVTIGDNVENRPSS